A stretch of DNA from Staphylococcus sp. KG4-3:
ATACCACATGCTTCCACTTTTACGATAATTTCTTTTGAATTTTCTATTTTCGGAGTTTCAACTGTTTCATATTTATATTCACCAGGTGCATAAGCTACAACAGCATTCATTTGTTCTGGATAATTTTTCTTAGTCATAATTAAAATCTCCCCTTTTCTTTTTAGAAAACGCTTTCATTAACAATTATTATTTTAATATATTTTTTCATTTCTTTCAAATATTCTTTCGTTTATTTTCATTTTGATTTGTTTTAGTTTTCTTGTGCACTATTTATGTTAAAATGTATAATGATATAAAGGAGGATGTGATTCATATGAAAATGTATGCTGATGAGCGTAGAGAACATATTTATACTTATATAAAATCTCATAAACGTGCAACTGTAAAACAGCTCTCTGATTACTTAAGTGTTACAGAAGCAACTGTAAGAAGTGATTTAAGACGCCTTGAAAGTGAAAATAAATTAATCCGTACACACGGTGGTGCAAAAATAACTGATAATCTGGGTTCTAAGTTAAACTTTTCTTATCGCTTAACTCAAAAACATTCAGAAAAATATAAAATTAGTAAACATGCTTTTAAAAAAATACAACCACAACAATGTATTATGATTGATGCAAGTTCTACAACTTATGAATTAGCCAAATTATTAACGGAAACAACAATGGAACTAACTATTATCACAAACGGGTTAGAAAATGCAGTATTATTAAAAGAGAATCCACACTTAACAGTTCTTGTAGTTGGAGGTTTTGTTTCACAAGATTCAAATGCGATTACAGGTAATATCGACTCACAAATACTAGAAATGTATCACATAGATTATTTCTTTTTATCTGCGAACGGCTTTACACTTGAAAATGGCTTAACTGATTTTTCTTTACCTGAAGTTCAATTAAAAAAACAAATGGTAAAGGAAAGTGAAAATGTCATTGCACTTATTGATAAAAGTAAATTCGATATATCCTCTACACTTTCATTTGCAAAAATCAGTGACATTACAGAAGTCATAACTGATGAAACACCATCAAATAAATGGAAAAAAAACGTACCATTCTCGTTAACAGTAGCTCCATGAAAAAATAAAAACAAAAAAGGAACAACGATAGACTTTAATGTTCTAAGTATAAATTACTTTTAGATAAAGTCATCATTGTTCCTTTTATTTTGAATATCAATTATATACCACCACTCCAGCCAATTGCAGTAAATACATAAAGTATCACACCACCAACAATCATCCATATGATAAATAACGGTGCCATAAATTTAAACCATGAGCCGAAATTAGCCTTAGCTATAGCTATAGCCCCAATTGTAGCACCTAATGTCGGAGTGATAAGATTACCTAATCCACCACCAAAGGATAATGAAGTTAATAATATTTGATCATTAACTCCTAATGCTGTTGTAACAGGCTGTAATATAGGCACCATCACACTCATCAACCCAGAACCAGAAGGCACTAAGAAATTAAATATTGTAGCTACAAAAAACACTAAAACCGAAACTACACCTGATGAAGCACCATCAAGTTGCGTCGTCAATCCATGCACTATAGTACTTAATATTTGTCCTTTTTCTAATATCACACTAATGGTATTTGCCATAATGATTGCAAATGCAACTACAAGCATCGGTTTTGCACCTTCTAAAAATCCATCCACCATTTCAGATGGTCGTTTCCCCTTAACAATATAGGCCAACACAAAACTTAAACCAAATACTGTAATAAAAACACCATTACCATATCGTTCAGTCCACTTTAGCAAACCATTTCCTAACGCTAAAATGATTGGTGTAACAACAACTAAACTAACGACAATGTAATCTCTCCAACTTACCTTTCTATCTTCCAAATCCATTGCTTCATTTGATGAATAATCGTTTTGTTGTTGCCAAACTTTTGTAGTCATCATACTATTATCTGGATTTTTAATTACTCTTCGCGCATACCAAATTACATACAATAAGGTCACAATTAAAAATATAAGATACATAATAGCCCTGCCACCGTAGCCTGAATAAAGTGAGACATCGGGATATAAAATTTGTCCGATTTTAGCCATTCCAGAAGGTGATACAGAAAATGCCATATATAAAGGTAAGAATGTAATCGCCAAAGCCATAATAGGATCTAACTTTAAACGTCTTACTAAAATGACGCCCAAGGTTACAAACACAATCATTTGATCTCCACCGATAAAGAATCCTATAAAAGCCATTAATGAGAATAAACCTATTATTAATGGTAATGCACCTACATGTTCAAATCTATAAATCATGAAATTGGTTATTTTCGTAACTGAATTTAACTGCAGGATGCCTCCCATTGCACCACCTATAAATAATAGCAAAGTCACTGTTTGAGCAGATTGGGTACCTCCATTTAGAATCAGAGTTATTGCATAAAATGGATTCACAGGATGTTGAGCAATTGCGTGGTAAGTCCCTTGTATCATCGATCCATCTTTGTCAGTATTAAACGTCCCAGCAGGAATGATATATGTCAAAAAACAAGCAAACATCATCATTAGTAACATCATTAATAACACATGTGGTAACTCTAATTTCCTTTTTGTTTTTATAGAAGTTTGGTTAGCTGTTTGATTAACAGTATTTTGATAAGATGTTGTACTAGATTCTGACATAGTCGTTCACTCCTTTTAATAAAAAATAGACACAACTTTTATAATTTAGATGTGTCCATCAATTTCAATATTTTCAAAGCTTTAATTTGTAACACGGGATTGTGTGTATCTATTTTCTTTAAAAGGAAGGCCAAGATGATCTCTTAATGTTTCACCATGAAATGTTTTATCATAATAACCCTTCTCTTCTAGAATAGGTAATACATTTTCTAAGAATTCATCATAAACCGCCCCGTATATATGAGGTCCAAAAATAAAACCATCTGCTGCGCCGTCTTCTACCCATTCAATGATTATATCTGCTACAGTTTCGTATGTTCCCATAAATGGAGAGCGTCTAACTGTCTCTTCTAGCGCAACTTCTCTTAACGTCGATTGGTTTGCTTTTGCGCGATTAGCAATTGCATCTGCAGTAGCTCGGAAACTATTTTGACCAACTTCTCCTAAATCTGGAAAAGGCGCATCTAAATCATATTGACTAAAATCATGATGATCATAATAACGACCTAAATAATCTAATGCTTCATCAATATTTGCTAAAGTCTTAATATTTTCAAAGCGTGCTTCTGCTTCACTTTCTGTCTTAGCTATGACTGGTGCTAATATAGGATAAACTCTTACTTCATCGGGGTTACGTCCATATGCCTTAGCTTGATCTTTAATACTTTCATAATTCCGTTGTGCACTTTCTTTTGATTCTCCTAATGTGAAAACTGCATCTGCATATTTGGCTGCATAGTCTTGTCCTTTAGGTGAAGCGCCTGCCTGAAAAATGACTGGTTGACCTTGTTCAGAGCGACTTGCATTTAATGG
This window harbors:
- a CDS encoding DeoR/GlpR family DNA-binding transcription regulator is translated as MKMYADERREHIYTYIKSHKRATVKQLSDYLSVTEATVRSDLRRLESENKLIRTHGGAKITDNLGSKLNFSYRLTQKHSEKYKISKHAFKKIQPQQCIMIDASSTTYELAKLLTETTMELTIITNGLENAVLLKENPHLTVLVVGGFVSQDSNAITGNIDSQILEMYHIDYFFLSANGFTLENGLTDFSLPEVQLKKQMVKESENVIALIDKSKFDISSTLSFAKISDITEVITDETPSNKWKKNVPFSLTVAP
- a CDS encoding Na+/H+ antiporter NhaC family protein — protein: MSESSTTSYQNTVNQTANQTSIKTKRKLELPHVLLMMLLMMMFACFLTYIIPAGTFNTDKDGSMIQGTYHAIAQHPVNPFYAITLILNGGTQSAQTVTLLLFIGGAMGGILQLNSVTKITNFMIYRFEHVGALPLIIGLFSLMAFIGFFIGGDQMIVFVTLGVILVRRLKLDPIMALAITFLPLYMAFSVSPSGMAKIGQILYPDVSLYSGYGGRAIMYLIFLIVTLLYVIWYARRVIKNPDNSMMTTKVWQQQNDYSSNEAMDLEDRKVSWRDYIVVSLVVVTPIILALGNGLLKWTERYGNGVFITVFGLSFVLAYIVKGKRPSEMVDGFLEGAKPMLVVAFAIIMANTISVILEKGQILSTIVHGLTTQLDGASSGVVSVLVFFVATIFNFLVPSGSGLMSVMVPILQPVTTALGVNDQILLTSLSFGGGLGNLITPTLGATIGAIAIAKANFGSWFKFMAPLFIIWMIVGGVILYVFTAIGWSGGI
- a CDS encoding LLM class flavin-dependent oxidoreductase; this translates as MSQKKIDFGIMLNGPGSHMHAWKSNEVPSDASTNFEYQLDIAKRAERAGFSFVFVADGLYIHEKSIPHFLDRHEPLTLLAALASITQKIGLVGTISTSYSEPFTVARQLATIDNISHGRAGWNVVTSPLEGSADNYSKGEHPEHDTRYDIAEEHIQVVQGLWDSYEDDAFKFDNEKGEYLDKNKMHTLDYKGEYFQVKGPLNASRSEQGQPVIFQAGASPKGQDYAAKYADAVFTLGESKESAQRNYESIKDQAKAYGRNPDEVRVYPILAPVIAKTESEAEARFENIKTLANIDEALDYLGRYYDHHDFSQYDLDAPFPDLGEVGQNSFRATADAIANRAKANQSTLREVALEETVRRSPFMGTYETVADIIIEWVEDGAADGFIFGPHIYGAVYDEFLENVLPILEEKGYYDKTFHGETLRDHLGLPFKENRYTQSRVTN